The Candidatus Stygibacter australis nucleotide sequence ATGAAGGTCTGCACTTTTTTCTCCAACCAGCCAAAAAATATTCTTTTTCATTTATAAATCCTATTATTCAATTAAAATGCTTCATTTGCACCAAAATCTGTACTCGTTTGAGATTTATATAACCCGCTATCAAGCCGGAGAGTATATTTTTCTTTAATATCAAGCAAATATCGAATTCCGACTCCAAAACCATAATGAGTACCAGTGACGTAAAAGTCTTCAAAATTGCTGAGGCTTTGTCCTGCTTCAGCAAAAATCACAAAACCAAACCGACGCCAATAAGCTCGGGAAAAGGGGAAACTTCTGATCTCACTCACCAGTGAAACAAGATTCATATCTGCATACTGACCGGAACGAAATATTCTCAGTTCATCTCCCAGAGAAGCCATTTCCTGATAAGGTACATCACCGACATTCATAATTACTTTCATTCCTAATGCCAGGGTGGTTAATTTTGCCAGCTTATAATATAATGATGAATTAAAACTGTAGCGGTCAAAAGTGTAATCACTGCTTAAAGCTTGTGAATATGTCTGAAGATTAAACTGCATCCTGACACCACTCAAGGGGAAATAATTATTATCCAGAGTATTGTATTGAAAGGTTAACCCAGGTCCCACACACAAACCTCCCACTGGTAATACCTTATCATTATATTGGAGCAAAGATTCATCAGGTTCATGCTTATACTTACTGCTATTGATCTTGTATGTAAAACCAAAATGGTATTTCGTCCATCGCCTCAGCATCTCAAAACTAACTTTGAACTTGCGTATTTCGTTCTCCTGAGAGTCATTAAGTTCGATATCATTACCCGTTTTATATAATTCACAGCGTTGCTCTTCTATCTTAAATGGTAAATTGACAGCATATTTCCCATCTTCAAGCTGCCATTCATTTTCTAATTCAAATGTCCAGCTTGATTTTATCCCGGCATCAATCTGAAGCTTTAGCAGACTTGGAGGAACAGTTTTATCTTGTCCCTCCGGACGATATATATAAATCAAAACTCCACCACCGCTCAAGCTGGTCTCATCAGAATAATCCATGATGGGATAAGCATGCAGACTGCTATCCATTTCTGCAAATAGATATATATTACAGATCAAAACCAAACTTACCAATATTTTATTCATAATGGGAAAGTCTGTAATCACACTATTC carries:
- a CDS encoding BamA/TamA family outer membrane protein, which produces MKVIDWNSVITDFPIMNKILVSLVLICNIYLFAEMDSSLHAYPIMDYSDETSLSGGGVLIYIYRPEGQDKTVPPSLLKLQIDAGIKSSWTFELENEWQLEDGKYAVNLPFKIEEQRCELYKTGNDIELNDSQENEIRKFKVSFEMLRRWTKYHFGFTYKINSSKYKHEPDESLLQYNDKVLPVGGLCVGPGLTFQYNTLDNNYFPLSGVRMQFNLQTYSQALSSDYTFDRYSFNSSLYYKLAKLTTLALGMKVIMNVGDVPYQEMASLGDELRIFRSGQYADMNLVSLVSEIRSFPFSRAYWRRFGFVIFAEAGQSLSNFEDFYVTGTHYGFGVGIRYLLDIKEKYTLRLDSGLYKSQTSTDFGANEAF